In one window of Pseudoalteromonas espejiana DSM 9414 DNA:
- a CDS encoding penicillin-binding transpeptidase domain-containing protein: MRNRGKKPVNNLITWRFMLVCTVVFLVFVTLVSRAAYLQVIEPDKARSESDKRTVRVEKLHVQRGMIFDRQGKELAVSVPVVSVYADPKALHKSLVSKVIKQARKSGEDHKTLAENAVELDKRTSMYYKNDLRWRELADVLRIDPKKINSRLLNDPSRRFVYLKRQVTPAVANYISQLRLPGIHLLDESKRYYPAGEVTAHIIGFTNIDGKGIEGIEKLYENALTGEEGRRTIRKDAQGREVEVLDERERVEPESIQLSIDQRIQAIAYKAVKSAVLTYKATSGSAMVVDVKTGEVLAMVNSPSFNPNNLNDAQPHKRRNRAITDLFEPGSTVKPLAILAGLDYGAIKADDTIDTYPGWMRLGGSLVKDTRNHGEMTLREILKYSSNMGVAKVTQQVPKDYLVGLYQKVGFGSDTGTGMVGESSGLFYPNRRWSDFEIATLSFGYAISVSTAQMARFYTMLGAGGINRPLTILKQDGVPEGERVFKQKDVEAVVHMMESVFEKDGTARNIKVDGYRAAGKTGTSKKAVAGGYGDEYVGYFAGVAPASNPRLAVVVMINEPGGDVYYGGATAGPAFAEIVSNALRILNVAPDKEEVAYVKGKDNDA, from the coding sequence ATGAGAAACAGAGGCAAAAAACCGGTCAATAACTTAATCACTTGGCGCTTTATGTTAGTGTGCACTGTAGTATTTTTGGTGTTTGTAACACTTGTATCGCGCGCTGCTTATTTGCAAGTTATTGAACCTGATAAAGCCCGTTCTGAAAGTGATAAACGCACCGTTCGGGTCGAAAAGCTACATGTACAACGTGGTATGATCTTCGATCGCCAAGGTAAAGAGCTTGCCGTAAGCGTGCCTGTAGTAAGTGTGTATGCCGATCCTAAAGCACTGCATAAGTCACTTGTTTCTAAAGTGATTAAACAAGCACGTAAAAGTGGTGAAGATCACAAAACCCTTGCAGAAAATGCGGTTGAGCTTGATAAGCGTACCTCCATGTATTACAAAAACGATCTGCGCTGGCGTGAGCTGGCAGATGTTTTACGCATAGATCCTAAAAAAATTAATTCGCGTTTATTAAACGACCCCTCTCGTCGTTTTGTGTATTTAAAACGCCAAGTAACTCCCGCAGTTGCGAACTACATTAGCCAACTACGCCTTCCTGGTATTCATTTATTAGACGAATCAAAACGTTATTACCCCGCAGGTGAGGTTACAGCGCATATTATTGGTTTTACCAACATAGATGGTAAAGGTATAGAAGGCATTGAAAAACTCTACGAAAATGCCCTAACCGGTGAAGAAGGCCGCCGTACGATACGAAAAGATGCCCAGGGGCGTGAAGTAGAAGTACTTGATGAGCGCGAGCGCGTAGAGCCTGAGAGTATTCAGCTAAGCATTGATCAACGTATTCAGGCAATTGCTTATAAAGCGGTTAAATCGGCTGTACTGACATATAAAGCGACGTCGGGGTCGGCCATGGTGGTTGACGTTAAAACCGGCGAAGTATTAGCTATGGTAAATAGCCCGTCATTTAACCCAAATAATTTAAATGATGCCCAACCTCACAAACGCCGTAATCGTGCAATTACAGATTTGTTTGAACCAGGCTCAACCGTTAAGCCACTAGCCATTTTAGCTGGGCTAGACTACGGCGCAATTAAAGCCGACGACACCATTGATACCTACCCAGGTTGGATGCGTTTAGGCGGCAGTTTAGTAAAAGATACCCGTAACCACGGTGAAATGACGCTACGTGAGATTTTAAAGTACTCATCAAACATGGGGGTTGCCAAAGTAACGCAGCAAGTACCAAAAGACTACTTAGTGGGCTTATACCAAAAGGTAGGTTTTGGTAGCGACACGGGTACTGGCATGGTGGGTGAAAGCAGTGGTTTATTTTATCCAAATAGACGCTGGTCTGATTTTGAAATTGCCACGCTATCGTTTGGTTATGCTATTTCGGTAAGCACAGCTCAAATGGCCCGCTTTTATACCATGTTAGGCGCTGGCGGTATTAATCGCCCGCTAACTATTTTAAAGCAAGATGGTGTACCAGAAGGCGAACGTGTTTTTAAACAAAAAGATGTTGAAGCCGTTGTACACATGATGGAAAGCGTATTTGAAAAAGACGGTACGGCCCGAAATATAAAAGTGGATGGCTACCGCGCTGCTGGTAAAACAGGTACTTCTAAAAAGGCCGTTGCCGGTGGTTATGGTGATGAATATGTTGGTTATTTTGCAGGTGTTGCACCAGCGAGTAATCCACGCTTGGCTGTGGTAGTGATGATAAATGAGCCAGGTGGCGATGTGTACTATGGAGGTGCCACCGCTGGCCCTGCATTTGCAGAAATCGTCTCTAACGCATTAAGAATATTAAACGTAGCGCCAGATAAAGAAGAAGTGGCATACGTAAAAGGTAAAGATAACGATGCGTGA
- the ftsL gene encoding cell division protein FtsL — protein sequence MSSKANHRQPNLFLEILKGLGANKLTSALLVVIFASSLAVVQVTHSAREQLIEQDTLLQERDELDLEWRYLLVEEEFYSQHARIEEVATSQLKMKRPTSQDEQVIIIQ from the coding sequence ATGAGTAGTAAAGCGAACCATCGCCAACCCAATTTATTTTTAGAAATATTAAAAGGCCTAGGAGCTAACAAGCTAACCTCGGCCTTGTTGGTTGTGATATTCGCTTCTAGTTTGGCTGTTGTGCAGGTTACGCACTCTGCTAGAGAGCAACTTATTGAGCAAGATACGCTATTACAAGAGCGTGACGAGTTGGACTTAGAATGGCGTTATTTACTTGTAGAAGAAGAATTTTATTCGCAGCATGCGCGCATTGAAGAAGTCGCCACATCGCAGCTAAAAATGAAACGGCCTACCAGCCAGGATGAGCAGGTAATAATAATACAATGA
- the rsmH gene encoding 16S rRNA (cytosine(1402)-N(4))-methyltransferase RsmH: MTAQFEHVSVLMDETIDALAIKPDGIYMDGTFGRGGHSGQILARLGEQGRLQAIDQDPQAIKSAEKFADDARFAIAHTRFSNLYDVAEQNDLLGKVDGILLDIGVSSPQLDDAERGFSFMKDGPLDMRMDPTSGRSAAQWLAEAELEDITHVIKTYGEEKFGKRIAHKVLEVREHTPITTTKQLADLVDEAVPVKDKFKHPATRTFQAIRIYINSELEEIQTALQAAVKVLKPGGRLVVISFHSLEDRIVKQFIRKQSKGEAIPRGLPLTDAQINKNLTLKAVGKAIKPSAEEIERNPRSRSSVLRIAQRLG, translated from the coding sequence ATGACTGCGCAATTTGAACACGTATCCGTATTAATGGACGAAACCATCGATGCTCTTGCAATTAAGCCAGACGGCATATACATGGATGGCACTTTTGGACGTGGCGGACACTCAGGTCAAATACTTGCTCGCTTAGGTGAGCAAGGTCGTTTGCAAGCCATTGACCAAGATCCTCAAGCAATTAAATCTGCCGAAAAGTTTGCAGATGACGCCCGCTTTGCCATTGCACACACCCGCTTTTCAAACTTATACGATGTAGCAGAGCAAAACGATCTATTAGGTAAAGTAGATGGTATTTTGCTTGATATTGGCGTGTCTTCACCACAACTTGATGACGCCGAACGTGGCTTTAGCTTTATGAAAGATGGCCCACTAGATATGCGTATGGACCCAACAAGCGGTCGAAGTGCAGCGCAGTGGCTTGCAGAAGCAGAGCTTGAAGATATTACCCATGTAATTAAAACCTACGGCGAAGAAAAGTTTGGTAAACGTATTGCTCACAAAGTATTAGAAGTACGCGAGCACACGCCAATTACTACAACAAAGCAACTTGCCGATTTAGTTGATGAAGCCGTACCAGTTAAAGATAAATTTAAACACCCTGCAACACGTACTTTCCAAGCAATCAGAATTTACATAAACAGTGAACTTGAAGAAATTCAAACTGCACTGCAAGCGGCTGTAAAGGTACTTAAACCAGGCGGGCGATTAGTGGTTATTTCGTTCCATTCATTGGAAGACAGAATCGTAAAACAATTTATTAGAAAACAGAGTAAGGGAGAGGCGATACCCAGAGGTCTGCCTTTAACGGACGCACAAATAAATAAAAATCTGACGTTAAAAGCAGTGGGTAAAGCTATTAAACCGAGCGCTGAAGAAATCGAACGTAATCCACGTTCTCGCAGCTCAGTACTTAGGATTGCACAGAGGTTGGGATGA
- the mraZ gene encoding division/cell wall cluster transcriptional repressor MraZ translates to MFRGASSLSLDDKGRFAVPTKYRDALLSEDQGTVICTVALNEPCLWLYPLAQWQEIESRLAKISNMNPRARRMQRMLLGNATEYQLDKNGRVLLAPSLRSHAELGKKIMLVGLMNKFEIWDEARWHEQMRQDTELERLGDFEPNQDLDNFTL, encoded by the coding sequence ATGTTTCGTGGCGCTAGTTCACTGAGCTTGGATGATAAAGGACGTTTTGCGGTACCGACTAAGTACCGAGATGCGTTGCTGTCTGAAGATCAGGGAACGGTAATTTGCACTGTAGCGCTAAACGAACCGTGTTTATGGTTATACCCACTTGCCCAGTGGCAAGAAATAGAAAGCCGCTTAGCTAAAATCTCTAATATGAATCCACGCGCACGCCGCATGCAACGTATGTTGCTAGGTAATGCCACAGAGTATCAACTTGATAAAAATGGTCGGGTTTTGTTGGCGCCTTCATTGCGCAGCCACGCAGAACTTGGCAAAAAGATCATGCTTGTTGGTTTAATGAATAAATTTGAAATTTGGGATGAGGCGCGCTGGCACGAACAAATGCGCCAAGATACTGAGCTTGAAAGGCTAGGTGACTTTGAACCAAACCAAGATTTAGATAATTTCACACTCTAA
- a CDS encoding DUF883 domain-containing protein yields the protein MATATNTKPNTETNMKPELKQTESEAPFTDKATSVAHDAVDALSSKASVAESSVRKGASSSAEALSEKQLIAREKLSECSAKTRAFASENPLATAGIAFAAGMLVTSLFRRK from the coding sequence ATGGCTACTGCAACAAATACAAAACCAAATACTGAAACAAACATGAAACCGGAGCTTAAACAGACTGAGAGTGAAGCACCGTTTACAGATAAAGCAACGTCTGTAGCACATGATGCTGTTGATGCACTTTCAAGCAAAGCATCAGTTGCTGAATCAAGCGTTCGTAAAGGCGCATCTAGCTCAGCTGAAGCATTAAGCGAAAAACAACTTATTGCTCGCGAAAAACTATCTGAGTGCAGCGCTAAAACCCGTGCATTCGCTTCAGAAAACCCTTTAGCAACGGCTGGTATAGCGTTTGCAGCGGGCATGCTAGTAACTTCATTATTTCGTCGTAAGTAA
- a CDS encoding glutathione S-transferase family protein — MGLLVNGQWQDKWYDTDANNGKFKREDAQLRNWITKDGSAGPTGEAGFKAQSNRYHLYVSLACPWAHRTLIFRQLKELQNIISVSVVSPDMLNQGWSFDKENHSSGDDLFKSEYLHQVYTKNDANYTGRVTVPLLWDKHQKKIVSNESADIIRMFNSAFNDITQNYDDYYPEALQHSIDEINAQVYPYINNGVYKTGFATTQAAYEESFDELFAALDKVEGILSNHRYLTGNTLTEADWRLFTTLIRFDSVYVGHFKCNLRTIESYPALSNYLRELYQVEGIAETVNFYHIKRHYYFSHTMINPTQVVPKGPSLNYDRAHNRESLS; from the coding sequence ATGGGTTTATTAGTAAATGGTCAATGGCAAGATAAATGGTATGACACCGACGCAAATAACGGTAAGTTTAAACGAGAAGACGCGCAGCTACGTAACTGGATTACTAAAGATGGTAGCGCAGGCCCAACGGGCGAAGCGGGATTTAAAGCGCAATCAAATCGTTACCATTTATATGTTTCATTAGCGTGTCCGTGGGCGCACCGTACTTTGATATTTAGGCAGCTAAAAGAGTTGCAAAATATTATTAGTGTGTCCGTTGTGAGCCCCGATATGTTAAATCAAGGGTGGAGCTTCGATAAAGAGAATCACAGTAGTGGTGATGACTTATTTAAGAGTGAATACTTACATCAGGTTTATACTAAAAATGATGCTAATTATACCGGGCGCGTAACTGTGCCGCTGTTGTGGGATAAACATCAAAAGAAAATTGTGAGTAATGAGTCAGCAGATATTATTCGCATGTTTAATAGTGCATTTAACGATATAACTCAAAATTACGACGATTATTATCCCGAAGCACTTCAACACTCAATTGACGAAATTAACGCACAAGTATATCCATATATAAACAATGGCGTTTATAAAACAGGTTTTGCGACCACGCAAGCGGCTTATGAAGAGTCGTTCGATGAATTATTTGCAGCACTTGATAAGGTAGAAGGCATACTTAGTAACCATCGTTACTTAACAGGTAATACACTAACAGAGGCCGATTGGCGGTTATTTACCACGTTAATTCGCTTTGATAGCGTTTATGTTGGCCATTTTAAATGTAATTTACGAACAATAGAGAGTTACCCAGCATTGAGTAATTACCTACGTGAGTTGTATCAAGTGGAGGGAATAGCCGAGACCGTTAATTTTTATCACATTAAACGCCATTACTATTTTAGCCATACAATGATTAATCCAACACAGGTTGTGCCAAAAGGACCAAGCTTAAATTATGACCGCGCACATAATAGGGAAAGTTTAAGTTGA